The following proteins are encoded in a genomic region of Comamonas resistens:
- a CDS encoding efflux RND transporter periplasmic adaptor subunit, translated as MSSQHSMFSAGHHRPASLVLALAIAGLISLTLTACGNGEKPATAVAEQVKPELDPSEVMVSPEMASNFKVAAVTQTELASVQEIAGRIEANERKVTRIGAVVTGRVTEVLAEAGDRVKSGQVLARVASPELTSAQLAYMRASATATLAERSVERARQLIAADVIGSAELQRRESEVQIARAELRAAGDQLKLMGLSGDALTRLRGQGSVAPAAAIAASSAGIVIERQVSQGQVAQPGDPLFTVADLSNVWVVGALPEQMARSVQVGQDVQVDVPALGLTVEDPPITGKIIYVGDTVSTQTRTVAIRTQVDNKDLALKPQMLASMRIQGAVEKVLAIPAVAVVRENDKDHVYVKKAENHYRLTPVDLGATSGGQRPVLKGLSEGAEIVVEGAFHLNNERKRAELE; from the coding sequence ATGTCTTCTCAACACAGCATGTTTTCAGCGGGGCACCACCGCCCGGCTTCCCTGGTCCTGGCTCTGGCGATCGCCGGGTTGATTTCACTGACTCTGACAGCCTGCGGCAATGGTGAAAAACCTGCGACCGCCGTGGCGGAGCAGGTCAAGCCAGAGCTGGATCCTTCGGAAGTGATGGTTTCTCCAGAAATGGCCAGCAATTTCAAGGTTGCGGCCGTGACTCAGACCGAGCTGGCCTCGGTGCAGGAGATTGCAGGCCGCATTGAGGCCAATGAGCGCAAGGTGACGCGCATTGGTGCCGTGGTCACCGGGCGCGTGACCGAGGTACTGGCAGAGGCCGGCGACCGCGTCAAGTCCGGTCAGGTTCTGGCGCGTGTGGCGAGCCCGGAGCTGACTTCGGCACAGCTGGCCTATATGCGTGCCAGTGCCACGGCCACCTTGGCGGAGCGATCTGTGGAGCGTGCGCGCCAGCTGATTGCCGCCGATGTGATCGGCTCTGCCGAGCTGCAGCGCCGCGAGTCCGAGGTGCAGATTGCCCGTGCCGAACTGCGCGCGGCGGGCGACCAGCTCAAGCTCATGGGACTGTCGGGCGATGCACTGACGCGCTTGCGAGGTCAGGGTAGCGTTGCGCCGGCTGCAGCCATTGCAGCCTCCTCGGCCGGCATCGTGATCGAGCGCCAGGTCAGCCAGGGGCAGGTAGCTCAGCCGGGTGACCCCTTGTTCACCGTGGCCGACCTGTCCAACGTCTGGGTGGTGGGGGCATTGCCCGAGCAGATGGCACGTAGCGTGCAAGTGGGTCAGGACGTTCAGGTTGATGTGCCGGCTCTTGGACTGACCGTGGAGGATCCACCTATCACCGGAAAGATCATTTATGTGGGCGATACCGTATCGACGCAAACCCGCACGGTTGCCATTCGCACTCAGGTGGATAACAAGGATCTGGCCCTCAAGCCCCAGATGCTGGCGTCCATGAGGATTCAGGGAGCGGTTGAGAAAGTGCTGGCCATTCCCGCGGTCGCTGTGGTGCGCGAGAACGACAAAGACCATGTCTATGTGAAGAAGGCCGAGAACCATTACCGCCTGACCCCCGTGGACCTGGGAGCCACCAGCGGTGGACAGCGTCCCGTGCTCAAGGGCCTGAGCGAAGGGGCTGAAATCGTGGTCGAGGGCGCTTTCCATTTGAACAACGAGCGCAAGCGCGCAGAGCTGGAGTAA